A window of the Natronospira proteinivora genome harbors these coding sequences:
- a CDS encoding DUF4382 domain-containing protein, which translates to MIKILYTTLSLTACLGLAACFDGAQNDTGLISVYVTDAPVDEAAAVYVTFTAVELQHENGDLERIELDEPRQIDLLRLQGTNSERLLRDASILAGEYEWLRLDILAEPGDMDSFVEMEDGGQHPLHLPEEYREGLKTSQGFEIAEQGILEFTVDFDLRKSLLKPNNAGDDYILRPELRLVDNDIVGTLQGRVRDDWANLDECTPAVYLYEGHEAETGSEGSENPPLTSALVSLNTSNGDYRYSFGFLPPGEYTAAFTCDAGWDNPIEDNDIEFLMSLDVEIEEDESTEAHFENDDDNGDD; encoded by the coding sequence ATGATCAAGATTCTATACACCACCCTGAGTCTGACCGCCTGCCTTGGCCTGGCCGCCTGTTTTGATGGAGCCCAAAACGACACGGGCTTGATCTCCGTCTATGTGACCGACGCTCCCGTGGATGAAGCTGCCGCCGTCTATGTCACCTTTACTGCTGTGGAGCTGCAGCACGAAAATGGTGATCTGGAACGAATAGAGTTGGACGAACCCCGTCAGATCGATTTACTAAGGCTGCAAGGTACAAATTCAGAACGCTTGCTCCGCGACGCATCGATCCTCGCGGGTGAGTACGAATGGCTTCGACTGGATATTCTTGCCGAGCCGGGCGACATGGATTCATTTGTGGAAATGGAAGATGGAGGTCAACACCCCCTGCACCTTCCAGAAGAATACCGCGAAGGATTGAAAACATCTCAGGGATTTGAAATCGCCGAGCAAGGCATTCTGGAGTTCACGGTCGACTTCGATCTGCGCAAATCTTTGCTAAAACCCAACAATGCTGGTGACGACTACATCCTTCGCCCAGAACTGCGACTGGTGGACAACGATATCGTGGGAACACTTCAGGGCCGGGTTCGGGACGACTGGGCCAACTTGGATGAATGCACCCCGGCCGTTTACCTTTATGAAGGCCATGAAGCCGAGACCGGGAGTGAAGGCAGCGAAAACCCACCCTTGACCTCGGCTCTGGTTTCACTCAACACTTCAAACGGGGACTATCGTTATTCCTTCGGCTTCCTGCCTCCGGGCGAGTATACCGCCGCATTCACCTGCGATGCCGGCTGGGATAATCCCATTGAGGACAATGACATCGAATTCCTGATGAGTCTCGATGTAGAGATCGAGGAAGACGAGTCTACCGAAGCTCATTTTGAGAACGACGACGACAATGGAGACGACTAA
- a CDS encoding methyltransferase family protein, whose product MSHRTSHLPEARNAVHHFIREMRYHEASRQLLALAYILVLAVFADGQWPAFYWVGFGTATVGMLIRLWASGHVKKNKELATDGPYAYVRHPLYVGNILLLAGFCIASQLWWSVPVMLAFLWFYYPTAISYEDRKLRQLFGDQWEQWSANTRALLPRFQGRGFRFGGWSLRQSLMSNGEPLIIAYVIYCGWHLVVL is encoded by the coding sequence ATGTCCCATAGAACCAGCCATCTACCCGAGGCTCGCAACGCCGTCCACCATTTCATTCGTGAAATGCGCTACCACGAGGCGTCGAGACAATTACTGGCATTGGCCTATATTCTGGTCCTGGCGGTGTTTGCGGATGGCCAATGGCCGGCGTTCTACTGGGTCGGTTTTGGTACTGCCACAGTGGGCATGCTGATCCGTCTTTGGGCCTCCGGCCATGTAAAGAAAAACAAGGAATTGGCCACTGATGGACCCTATGCCTATGTCCGCCACCCCCTCTATGTTGGCAATATTCTGCTTCTAGCAGGTTTCTGTATCGCATCCCAGCTTTGGTGGTCAGTGCCGGTAATGCTGGCTTTCCTCTGGTTCTACTATCCCACCGCCATTTCCTACGAAGACCGCAAGCTACGGCAACTATTCGGGGATCAATGGGAGCAATGGTCTGCCAACACCCGAGCCCTACTACCCCGCTTCCAGGGTCGGGGCTTCCGTTTCGGAGGCTGGTCGCTTCGACAAAGCCTGATGAGCAATGGCGAACCACTTATCATTGCCTACGTCATCTATTGCGGCTGGCATCTGGTCGTCCTCTGA
- a CDS encoding protein kinase domain-containing protein gives MTETILPESFEKHLVDWATTARRENRHHLSKGYQGQVLLYRDEKYQLVVKVPPRWWPYSWLSARMLRHEARVYERLQHIDGIPRCYGLLNNRFLVLDFIEGDCLREASLRQREKFYETFLGIIRRMHARGVGHADLKRKDNILVTPNDQPYLIDFGVATLRRRGGWHPINNFLFNVARRFDLNAWVKHKYRRRLEDCSPRDQRYLHRTWMERSGRWIKRQYRRLTGTKMRNRSSGR, from the coding sequence ATGACTGAGACCATACTTCCGGAAAGCTTCGAAAAACACTTGGTGGACTGGGCCACCACGGCCCGTCGGGAAAACCGCCACCATCTCTCCAAGGGCTATCAGGGTCAGGTTCTTCTCTATCGGGATGAAAAGTATCAGCTGGTGGTAAAGGTTCCACCCCGCTGGTGGCCCTATTCCTGGCTATCAGCTCGCATGCTCCGACATGAAGCCCGGGTCTATGAACGCCTGCAGCATATTGACGGCATCCCTCGCTGTTACGGACTGCTGAACAACCGTTTTCTGGTACTGGATTTCATTGAAGGGGATTGTCTGAGGGAGGCCAGTCTTCGTCAGCGGGAAAAATTCTACGAAACATTTCTGGGGATCATTCGTCGAATGCATGCCCGGGGCGTGGGGCATGCGGATCTCAAGCGCAAGGACAACATTTTGGTGACGCCAAACGACCAGCCCTACTTGATAGATTTCGGGGTCGCCACGCTACGCCGACGGGGGGGGTGGCACCCCATCAATAACTTTCTGTTCAACGTGGCCCGCCGCTTTGATCTCAATGCCTGGGTCAAGCACAAATACCGCCGACGGCTGGAAGACTGCTCCCCACGGGATCAACGTTATCTGCATCGTACCTGGATGGAGCGCAGTGGCCGTTGGATCAAGCGGCAATATCGGCGACTGACAGGAACGAAAATGCGCAATCGCTCCTCTGGCCGCTGA
- a CDS encoding C40 family peptidase, producing the protein MASRPRFTWMLSALAGMALLAACASWPEGQGGQSGGEGGGLLNWPGPVVDSREVARSGALSWPEGPEAEAPPSMPAEPGDGSAVVQAALSVKGRPYRLGANGPRAFDCSGLVEYAYRQAGIQVPRTTTRQFREAQPVDRTNMREGDVIFFAVDGISISHVGIYGGNGRFLHSPSPGSRVSWASLEKQYWASRFAGVGRFD; encoded by the coding sequence ATGGCCTCCCGGCCTCGCTTTACCTGGATGTTGTCTGCCCTGGCAGGCATGGCCTTGCTGGCTGCCTGCGCCAGCTGGCCGGAGGGACAGGGCGGCCAATCCGGTGGAGAAGGGGGTGGCCTGTTGAACTGGCCGGGGCCGGTGGTGGACAGCCGCGAGGTAGCACGTAGCGGGGCCTTGAGTTGGCCGGAGGGGCCAGAGGCAGAGGCACCGCCGTCGATGCCTGCAGAACCTGGTGACGGCTCAGCGGTGGTTCAGGCGGCCCTGTCCGTCAAGGGGCGGCCTTATCGACTCGGTGCCAATGGGCCCAGGGCCTTTGATTGCAGTGGCTTGGTGGAGTATGCCTATCGCCAGGCCGGTATCCAGGTGCCCCGAACCACCACCCGGCAGTTTCGGGAGGCCCAGCCGGTGGATCGGACAAATATGCGAGAAGGTGATGTGATCTTCTTCGCGGTGGATGGAATCAGTATCAGCCATGTGGGAATCTACGGAGGGAATGGACGTTTTCTGCATTCTCCGTCGCCGGGTAGCCGCGTATCCTGGGCCAGCCTGGAAAAACAATACTGGGCCTCCCGCTTTGCGGGTGTGGGCCGATTTGACTAG
- a CDS encoding TonB-dependent receptor, whose product MKPQARLSSLLLTTLTLAAPGTLLAEQAPIENDGNEAIDLDRVITTTTRSERLLAQEPASVARLEQEEIERVGHRHISELSFRIPGSWITSNSGQEHLTAIRSPVLTGPGACGAFQFLEDGIPIRAAGFCNVNGLFEVNSEQAAGIEVIRGPANALYGSNTLHGTINILSRDPADGSPRQFSLEAGPDAYYRAGASLSDQDQQRWRVSTLLTEDGGWRDDSGVSQQKLNARYHTTLGAGELQWLFAGSWLDQDTAGYVEGQDSYRTRPRDNDNPEAFRKVEAQRLAARWQAPLASDTELELTPYFRNTEMDFLQHFLPGQPLEHNSQQSLGLMSRIETSLGPGRLNLGLDLEYTESDLSQYQDGEVEDDNDFLRETRPPGAHYDYDVDAWLVAAYLQHHHPLGQRWAVEAGGRLEYLGYDYRNNLEAGNNRADGTPCGMGGCLYTRPEDRSDSFTTSTFNLGLTHQLSGQHTLFTRVAQGYRAPQATELYRLQSGQTVADLEPEAMDSLELGSRGHLGDVRYELVAYYMEKDNFIYRDAEGFNVSDGATRHRGVEVDLHWQLSEQLSLAANATSARHTWAFDRQDGEPIHRGDEVDGAPRHLGSARLSWQLNPGMNLELGANYLGSHYLDAANEHRYHGHTIFSLKSRQQLSENWTFHTRIHNLTDRAYAERPDYAFGNYRYFPGRERSVFFTVEYQQPH is encoded by the coding sequence ATGAAACCACAAGCAAGATTGTCCAGTCTGCTTCTGACCACTCTAACCCTGGCCGCGCCCGGTACCCTCCTCGCCGAGCAAGCGCCGATAGAAAACGATGGAAACGAGGCCATTGACCTGGATCGTGTCATTACCACCACGACCCGCAGTGAACGACTGCTGGCCCAGGAGCCTGCGTCCGTCGCTCGCCTGGAACAGGAGGAGATTGAGCGGGTGGGTCACCGCCACATCAGCGAACTCAGTTTTCGCATTCCCGGCAGCTGGATCACCAGCAACAGTGGTCAGGAGCATCTCACCGCCATCCGCTCGCCGGTACTGACCGGCCCTGGCGCCTGCGGTGCCTTCCAGTTTCTGGAGGATGGCATTCCCATTCGAGCCGCCGGCTTTTGCAATGTGAACGGCCTGTTTGAAGTCAATTCCGAACAGGCGGCGGGCATCGAGGTCATCCGGGGTCCGGCCAATGCCCTTTATGGCTCCAACACCCTACACGGTACCATCAATATCCTGAGCCGTGATCCGGCCGACGGCTCGCCACGACAATTTTCCCTGGAAGCCGGACCGGACGCTTACTATCGCGCCGGCGCCTCGCTCTCTGATCAAGACCAGCAGCGCTGGCGGGTCAGCACACTGCTCACCGAGGACGGGGGCTGGCGGGATGACTCCGGGGTCAGCCAGCAGAAGCTCAATGCCCGTTATCACACCACCCTGGGGGCCGGCGAACTGCAGTGGCTGTTTGCCGGCAGCTGGCTGGACCAGGACACTGCCGGCTACGTTGAAGGGCAGGACAGTTATCGAACACGCCCCAGAGACAACGACAACCCGGAAGCCTTCAGAAAGGTCGAAGCGCAACGCCTGGCCGCTCGCTGGCAAGCACCATTGGCATCCGACACGGAATTGGAACTCACGCCGTATTTCCGCAATACGGAGATGGACTTTCTTCAGCACTTTCTGCCCGGCCAGCCCCTGGAACATAATAGCCAACAAAGCCTGGGGCTGATGAGCCGGATTGAGACGAGCCTCGGTCCGGGACGCCTCAATCTGGGCCTGGACCTGGAATACACCGAAAGCGATCTCAGCCAGTACCAGGATGGGGAGGTGGAAGACGATAACGACTTTCTGCGGGAGACCCGCCCACCAGGCGCTCATTACGATTATGATGTGGATGCTTGGCTGGTGGCCGCCTACCTCCAGCATCACCATCCCCTGGGACAGCGCTGGGCCGTGGAGGCCGGGGGACGGCTGGAATACCTGGGTTACGATTACCGCAATAACCTGGAAGCCGGAAACAACCGGGCGGATGGAACCCCCTGTGGCATGGGAGGCTGCCTTTACACCCGGCCCGAAGACCGCTCGGACAGTTTCACCACCAGCACTTTCAATCTGGGGCTGACACACCAGCTCAGTGGTCAACACACCCTCTTCACCCGCGTTGCCCAGGGCTACCGGGCCCCCCAGGCCACCGAACTCTACCGCCTGCAAAGTGGTCAGACCGTGGCGGATCTGGAGCCCGAGGCCATGGATTCACTGGAACTGGGGAGTCGGGGCCATCTCGGCGATGTACGGTACGAACTGGTAGCCTATTACATGGAAAAGGACAATTTCATCTATCGAGATGCCGAAGGATTCAATGTGAGTGATGGGGCCACCCGGCACCGGGGTGTGGAAGTGGACCTGCACTGGCAACTCAGTGAACAGCTGAGTCTGGCGGCCAATGCCACATCGGCCCGCCACACCTGGGCCTTCGACCGTCAGGACGGGGAGCCCATCCATCGCGGGGATGAAGTGGACGGCGCCCCCCGTCACCTGGGCTCCGCCCGCTTAAGCTGGCAACTGAACCCAGGCATGAACCTGGAATTGGGCGCCAATTATCTGGGTAGTCACTACCTGGATGCAGCCAATGAACATCGCTACCATGGGCACACAATTTTTTCGCTCAAGTCCCGGCAACAGCTCAGCGAGAACTGGACCTTTCATACCCGCATTCATAACCTGACGGACCGGGCCTATGCGGAACGGCCAGATTACGCATTCGGCAATTATCGCTATTTCCCAGGGCGGGAAAGAAGTGTCTTTTTCACAGTGGAATATCAACAACCCCATTAA